The genomic interval TTTTTGTTTTTTAATTCGTTTACTAATTGAGTGTAATCAATTTTTGCAGGTTGCTCACTCGGTCTTGATGCAATATTTACAACGAGCAAAATAACTATGAATACAAGCAGATAAAAGCTTATGCTTCTAAAAAATCTTCTCAACTATAGTCCTCCTTCCACTCCGTATAAAGTTGTGCAATTGTATTTATTTGCAGCGTATACAAGTACATTTCTTGCATTTAAATTCATTACAAAACTATACTAAATTTTTAATTGATTATTCAAATTTTATAATAGTAAGTTTAATATAATGAACTATTATTATGTCAACTATTTCGTAAATTTAAATTAAATAAATGTAATAAAAAGTCTCATATTCTATTATTTTAACATAATAGTTTTTAAAAAACAATAATGCCAAATCAAACAAACCTATTTACTATACACTTCTTCTTTTAATACACAGATGTATGGTAAGTTTCTATATTTTTCATCAAAATCTAGTCCATATCCAACTACAAACTCATCTGGTACTGTAAAACCTTTGTAATCATATTTTATATCAGCTTTACGTCTCTCTGGTTTATCTAATAATGTACAAATCTTAACACTTTTTGGTCCTCTAGATTTAAGATTTTCTAATAGATAGCTTAAAGTTAATCCTGTATCTATTATATCTTCGACTATTAAAACCTCTTTACCTTCTATACTTGTATCTAAGTCTTTAATTATCTTAACTACTCCCGATGATTCTGTAGAGCTTCCATAACTTGATACCGCCATAAAGTCCATTGTTAGTGGTAAATCTATGTTTTTTGCTAAATCAGCCATGAACATTACTGCTCCTTTTAAAACGCATATTAAAATTAAATCTTTTCCTTTATAATCTTCTGTTATTTGCTCTCCTAATTCTTTTATTTTATTTTGTAGTTCCTCCTCTGTAATTAAGACTTGTTTAATATTTTGTTCCATATTATTCCTCCTCTAGTTTTTTATACTCTAACATTAAGACTTTATCAGTATTATCAGTTATTTTATATAACTCACTTATTCTATAACCTATAATCCAAAGAATATGCGCCTCATCTTCGACTATAGGAATTATATCTCTTTTTTCCCTTGGTACTTTTTGGTCTATAAAAAAGTCCTTTATTTTTTTACTTCCTTTCATTCCTAATGGAATAAATCTGTCTCCAGGCTCTCTGGTCTTTACATATAAATCTCCTTTTATATTATCATAGTTAAAATATTTTCTGTTTTTGTTAGCGTAAATTTCTAATTCTTTTTTATCTATAATCTTTGAATTAATTACAGCATTTAATTCTGGTATATAAGTTTTATCGTATATATTTAATTTATATTTAAAGCCTTGTTTTTTATTTTTTTGACTTCTTTGCTTTATAAAGACCACTTTATCATAACTTATACTAACGTTAATATTGTTAGATATGTTTACCCTCTTC from Caldisalinibacter kiritimatiensis carries:
- the hpt gene encoding hypoxanthine phosphoribosyltransferase, with amino-acid sequence MEQNIKQVLITEEELQNKIKELGEQITEDYKGKDLILICVLKGAVMFMADLAKNIDLPLTMDFMAVSSYGSSTESSGVVKIIKDLDTSIEGKEVLIVEDIIDTGLTLSYLLENLKSRGPKSVKICTLLDKPERRKADIKYDYKGFTVPDEFVVGYGLDFDEKYRNLPYICVLKEEVYSK